One Thalassospira marina DNA window includes the following coding sequences:
- a CDS encoding superoxide dismutase encodes MALELPALPYAYDALAPYMSAETLEFHHDKHHNAYVETGNKLLEGSNLASGKTLAELVVATYEDKTNPKLFNQVGQHFNHVEFWQMMKPNGGGNIPGELEKKIIEDFGSVDKFKEDFTAAGVGQFGSGWAWLSLNSAGKLVIGGYANAENPLVKGETPLLGCDVWEHSYYIDYRNRRPDYVKAFLNDLVNWEYVAELYSKAG; translated from the coding sequence ATGGCTCTTGAACTTCCGGCACTCCCCTACGCCTATGACGCGCTTGCACCGTATATGTCGGCTGAAACGCTCGAATTCCACCATGACAAGCACCACAATGCCTATGTCGAAACCGGCAACAAGCTTCTTGAAGGTTCCAACCTCGCTTCGGGCAAGACCCTGGCTGAACTGGTTGTTGCAACCTATGAAGACAAAACCAACCCGAAGCTTTTCAACCAGGTTGGCCAGCACTTCAACCATGTTGAATTCTGGCAGATGATGAAGCCGAATGGCGGTGGCAACATCCCCGGCGAACTCGAAAAGAAAATCATCGAAGACTTCGGTTCGGTTGACAAATTCAAGGAAGACTTCACCGCTGCCGGTGTTGGCCAGTTCGGTTCGGGCTGGGCATGGCTGTCGCTCAACAGCGCAGGCAAACTGGTGATTGGTGGTTATGCAAACGCCGAAAACCCGCTGGTCAAGGGCGAAACCCCGCTGCTCGGTTGCGACGTTTGGGAACATTCCTACTATATCGATTACCGCAACCGTCGCCCGGATTACGTCAAGGCGTTCCTGAACGACCTGGTAAACTGGGAATATGTTGCTGAACTGTATTCCAAAGCTGGCTAA
- a CDS encoding SLATT domain-containing protein: MPSNIAPYDTKHNDVERIKTNIWITYKCRILAYERISKYNLHSQVLLAVYTLPIIFISIIDLKFQGNDKQSLITIFFSISVLVASIFIYSQNFSGRMEKSKENYIKLQYIHEHINEQTYPDYLKEYHNIISSYDNHKEIDYLHFLKQQLEKGEIEKKHENFLSKNRNQISAYQLLYRSTIFTLYLLPTSAIAYIFYTIISHK, translated from the coding sequence ATGCCTTCAAATATTGCGCCTTACGACACAAAACACAATGACGTAGAAAGAATAAAAACCAACATTTGGATTACATACAAGTGTCGAATTTTAGCCTATGAAAGAATTTCAAAATACAACCTACACTCACAAGTACTACTAGCCGTCTACACTCTCCCAATTATCTTCATTTCAATAATCGACTTAAAATTTCAAGGCAACGACAAACAGTCTCTGATAACAATTTTCTTCAGTATATCTGTCTTAGTTGCAAGCATATTTATATACTCACAAAACTTTTCAGGAAGAATGGAGAAATCAAAAGAAAACTACATCAAACTTCAATATATACATGAACATATCAACGAACAGACATACCCCGATTACCTGAAAGAATATCACAATATAATAAGCTCATACGATAACCATAAAGAAATTGACTACCTGCACTTCCTAAAACAACAGCTTGAAAAAGGCGAGATAGAGAAGAAACATGAAAATTTTCTATCAAAAAACAGAAATCAAATATCAGCATATCAATTGTTATACAGATCAACAATATTCACCCTGTATCTTTTACCTACTTCAGCAATAGCTTACATATTCTATACAATCATATCACACAAATAG
- a CDS encoding reverse transcriptase domain-containing protein, which yields MKCPPEISPIHLLILYEEKISGTTISGTDGIKGKHFEDQLAINCSKISSDVDEGKYKFRPYKEKLISKGRNKPPRIISIPTVRDRLTLRAIFEILRKEFKTETKLIRPQKIISQIKAVDEKDFKTVTRIDIENFYGTINHAILQKKLEKKIKNNKIIKIIMDAISTPTISLGESGKKSDTPKIGVPQGLSISNCLAAIYLYEFDKFFKETESYRFFRYVDDILIFCNKENKKDTFEKCKKLLKRVKLTAHQPTENGAKTKISESTDSFEYLGYQITKPAIIVKKSSYVKMYESIQKIITQHKHHHRPDKDILIWRINLRITGCIFEEKRRGWMFYFSQITEDNRQQLFSIDKKLRTFLSNHLDEEQIKSIKRISRSYYEINKRFRTTKYIPNFDNYSSIEMRSILEKVYKLPNIHKKTDTQIQKLFKAKIGVTIRELEKDSEPMFY from the coding sequence ATGAAATGTCCTCCCGAAATATCCCCAATTCATCTCCTTATATTATACGAAGAGAAAATATCTGGGACGACAATATCGGGGACAGATGGAATAAAAGGTAAGCACTTTGAAGACCAACTTGCAATAAATTGCTCTAAAATATCGTCAGACGTTGATGAGGGAAAATATAAATTTCGACCATACAAGGAAAAACTAATAAGCAAAGGTAGAAACAAACCTCCAAGAATAATTTCCATCCCAACCGTACGCGACAGACTAACCCTACGCGCCATTTTTGAAATACTTAGAAAAGAATTCAAAACAGAAACAAAACTAATAAGGCCTCAAAAAATCATCTCCCAAATCAAGGCAGTTGATGAAAAAGACTTCAAAACTGTAACACGAATAGACATAGAAAATTTTTACGGCACTATAAACCACGCTATTCTTCAGAAAAAACTAGAAAAAAAGATAAAAAACAACAAAATAATAAAAATAATAATGGACGCGATATCAACACCAACTATTTCTCTAGGCGAAAGCGGCAAAAAATCCGATACTCCCAAAATAGGCGTTCCGCAGGGACTATCAATATCCAACTGCTTAGCGGCAATCTATTTATACGAATTTGATAAGTTTTTTAAGGAAACAGAAAGCTATCGGTTCTTTCGATATGTTGATGATATATTAATATTTTGCAACAAAGAAAACAAAAAAGATACCTTTGAAAAGTGCAAAAAACTTCTTAAAAGAGTTAAACTCACAGCACATCAACCAACTGAAAATGGCGCAAAAACAAAGATATCAGAATCCACAGACAGCTTTGAATATCTCGGCTACCAAATCACAAAACCCGCAATAATAGTAAAAAAATCTTCATATGTGAAAATGTATGAATCCATTCAGAAGATAATAACCCAGCACAAGCATCACCACCGACCAGATAAAGACATCTTAATATGGCGGATAAATTTACGAATTACTGGATGCATTTTCGAGGAGAAACGCAGGGGCTGGATGTTCTATTTTTCACAAATAACGGAAGATAATAGGCAGCAATTATTTTCTATAGATAAAAAATTAAGAACGTTCTTATCAAATCACCTAGACGAAGAACAAATTAAATCAATAAAAAGAATTTCCAGATCATACTACGAGATAAATAAAAGATTCAGAACAACCAAATATATTCCAAATTTTGACAATTATTCCTCAATAGAAATGAGATCTATTCTAGAGAAAGTGTATAAATTACCTAACATACACAAAAAAACGGATACACAAATACAAAAATTATTTAAAGCAAAAATTGGAGTCACAATACGTGAACTAGAAAAAGATTCGGAACCTATGTTTTATTAA
- the amaB gene encoding L-piperidine-6-carboxylate dehydrogenase, whose protein sequence is MSHAKILAELGLSDDVISGGTLKVQTPVDGSEIASVTETDPAAMNDIIANAKRAFNQWRQVPGPRRGELARLLGEELRAAKEPLGRLVSLECGKIYQEGLGEVQEMIDICDFAVGLSRQLYGLTIASERPGHKMMENWHPLGVVGVISAFNFPVAVWSWNTALALVCGNAVIWKPSEKTPLTALACQNIFKRALDRFGDAPEGLHQVVIGAREIGEALTDSHDVALVSATGSTRMGREVAPRVAQRFGRTILELGGNNAMIVTPSADIDMSVRAVVFSAVGTCGQRCTSLRRLIVHKDVKDQLLPKIIAAYKSVKIGDPLADGTLVGPLIDEDSFNNMQTALANAKKDGGTVHGGDRTLAAEYPDAYYVTPAVVEMPGQTETVRNETFAPILYVMTYETLEEAIALQNGVPQGLSSCIFSTDLRETELFLSAVGSDCGIANVNIGPSGAEIGGAFGGEKETGGGRESGSDAWKGYMRRATNTINYSRELPLAQGIKFDI, encoded by the coding sequence GTGAGCCATGCAAAGATTTTAGCCGAACTCGGCCTGTCCGATGATGTGATTTCGGGCGGAACCCTGAAGGTCCAGACCCCGGTAGACGGGTCCGAGATCGCAAGCGTTACCGAAACCGACCCGGCCGCAATGAACGATATCATTGCCAATGCGAAACGTGCCTTTAACCAGTGGCGTCAGGTGCCCGGCCCCCGCCGTGGTGAACTGGCCCGTTTGCTGGGCGAAGAACTGCGCGCCGCCAAAGAACCGCTGGGTCGTCTTGTTTCGCTGGAATGCGGCAAGATCTATCAGGAAGGCCTGGGTGAAGTTCAGGAAATGATCGACATTTGCGATTTCGCCGTCGGTCTGTCGCGCCAGCTTTATGGTCTGACCATCGCATCCGAACGCCCCGGCCATAAAATGATGGAAAACTGGCATCCGCTGGGTGTTGTTGGCGTTATTTCCGCCTTTAACTTCCCGGTTGCCGTCTGGTCGTGGAACACCGCACTGGCACTGGTTTGCGGCAATGCCGTGATCTGGAAACCGTCGGAAAAAACCCCGCTAACGGCCCTTGCCTGCCAGAACATTTTCAAACGCGCACTGGACCGTTTTGGCGATGCGCCCGAAGGCCTGCATCAGGTTGTTATTGGTGCGCGCGAAATTGGCGAAGCCCTGACCGACAGCCACGATGTGGCGCTGGTTTCGGCAACCGGTTCGACCCGCATGGGCCGCGAAGTTGCCCCGCGCGTCGCACAGCGTTTCGGCCGCACCATTCTCGAACTGGGCGGCAACAATGCCATGATCGTCACCCCGTCGGCTGACATTGACATGTCGGTGCGTGCGGTTGTGTTTTCGGCTGTTGGCACCTGTGGCCAGCGTTGCACCTCGCTGCGCCGCCTGATCGTTCACAAAGACGTCAAGGACCAGCTGCTGCCGAAAATCATTGCCGCCTACAAATCGGTCAAAATCGGCGATCCGCTGGCCGATGGCACCCTGGTTGGTCCGCTGATCGATGAAGACAGCTTCAACAATATGCAAACCGCCCTTGCCAATGCCAAAAAGGACGGCGGCACGGTGCATGGGGGCGATCGTACGCTTGCAGCGGAATATCCCGATGCCTATTACGTGACCCCGGCGGTCGTTGAAATGCCCGGTCAGACGGAAACCGTGCGCAACGAAACCTTCGCGCCGATCCTCTATGTCATGACCTATGAAACCCTGGAAGAAGCGATTGCACTTCAGAACGGTGTGCCGCAGGGCCTGTCATCGTGCATCTTCTCGACCGATCTTCGCGAAACCGAACTGTTCCTGTCGGCTGTCGGCTCGGATTGCGGTATTGCCAACGTCAATATCGGCCCGTCGGGTGCTGAAATTGGCGGGGCCTTTGGTGGTGAAAAGGAAACCGGCGGTGGCCGTGAATCCGGCTCGGACGCCTGGAAAGGCTATATGCGCCGTGCAACCAACACCATCAACTATTCCCGCGAATTGCCGCTGGCACAGGGTATCAAGTTCGATATTTGA
- a CDS encoding aspartate aminotransferase family protein, producing the protein MPRDDISATSSLITRQKQSVSSGIRTVHPVYLDRGENAEVWDCDGKRYLDFVGGIGVLTLGHRHPTVMEEVTAQLGRFTHSCFNALPHEPYIAVTDWLAQHCPIEGPAKSMLTNSGAEAMENALKLARAFTGRSAVIAFDGGFHGRTMATLSLTGKVAPYKAGLGTLPGSVHHIPYPCPESGVSDADALAAIDRLFKIVAEPQSFAAVVIEPVQGEGGFRSCSPAFMNALRQLCDRHGMILIADEIQSGFGRTGKMFAIEHAGVCPDIVVMGKGIGGGFPLAALTGADDVMSAMAPGGLGGTYSGNPVACAAARGVFRAFADDNILARANVLGQRYCDHIEKLRTLPGGDVIGRMRGIGAMRAFELVDGDGAPSPKRLQTLLQLARQNGLLLMPSGEYANVVRLLAPLTIPFDQVDEAFSLIGRLLPALADVQ; encoded by the coding sequence ATGCCCCGTGACGATATTTCAGCCACCAGCAGCCTGATCACCCGCCAGAAACAGTCCGTTTCATCGGGGATCCGCACGGTGCATCCGGTTTATCTCGATCGTGGTGAAAATGCCGAGGTCTGGGATTGTGACGGCAAACGTTACCTGGATTTTGTCGGGGGCATTGGCGTGCTGACACTGGGGCACCGTCACCCAACGGTAATGGAAGAAGTGACCGCCCAGCTTGGCCGGTTTACCCATAGCTGTTTTAACGCCCTGCCGCATGAACCCTATATCGCGGTGACGGACTGGCTGGCGCAACATTGCCCGATCGAGGGTCCGGCAAAATCGATGCTGACCAATTCGGGTGCCGAAGCCATGGAAAACGCCCTGAAACTGGCGCGCGCCTTTACCGGGCGCAGTGCGGTTATCGCCTTTGATGGCGGGTTTCATGGCCGCACAATGGCAACGCTTTCGCTAACCGGCAAGGTCGCCCCCTATAAGGCCGGGCTGGGTACGCTGCCCGGTAGTGTGCATCATATTCCGTATCCTTGCCCGGAATCGGGTGTGTCCGATGCTGATGCCCTGGCTGCGATTGACCGGCTTTTCAAAATTGTTGCCGAACCGCAATCATTTGCCGCCGTGGTGATCGAACCCGTGCAGGGCGAGGGTGGTTTTCGATCCTGTTCACCCGCCTTCATGAATGCGCTGCGCCAGCTTTGCGACCGGCACGGCATGATTTTGATTGCCGATGAAATCCAGTCCGGCTTTGGCCGTACGGGCAAAATGTTTGCCATCGAACATGCTGGCGTCTGCCCGGATATTGTCGTGATGGGCAAGGGCATTGGCGGGGGCTTTCCCCTTGCGGCCCTGACCGGGGCGGATGACGTCATGAGTGCGATGGCACCGGGCGGCCTTGGCGGCACCTATTCGGGCAATCCGGTGGCCTGTGCGGCCGCGCGCGGCGTTTTCAGGGCCTTTGCCGATGATAATATTCTGGCGCGCGCCAATGTGCTGGGCCAGCGATATTGCGATCATATCGAAAAACTCCGCACCCTGCCGGGTGGGGACGTGATCGGGCGGATGCGTGGCATTGGGGCCATGCGCGCCTTTGAACTGGTGGATGGGGATGGCGCCCCGTCGCCAAAACGACTGCAAACTTTATTGCAACTGGCCCGTCAGAACGGGCTATTGTTAATGCCAAGTGGTGAATATGCCAATGTGGTGCGCCTGCTCGCCCCACTGACCATCCCGTTTGACCAGGTTGACGAGGCGTTTTCGTTGATCGGACGTCTTTTACCTGCCCTTGCCGATGTGCAATAA
- a CDS encoding NAD(P)/FAD-dependent oxidoreductase, with protein MGVSGDFYDVIIVGGGVVGCSAAWHLLGRSDFQGRVLVIEKDSSYEFCSTALSAASIRQQFSTPINIEMSGYGIEFLRNLKRDVDPDADISFHEKGYLVLATPEGRDILHSNHQTQLAHHADIAWMEPDQLKAKYPWMNVDDLAAGCWGRTGEGWFDAYSLLQIFRRQSKNRGAHVIDGEVTAITRDGDRVTGVTLADGRQFTCDTVINAAGTGATKVARMAGLDIPVEPRKRCIFVFDCRDASDILASCPMLIDPSGLYFRPEGEYFITGIQPPAERDGECWDFEVDHSLFDEIIWPGLYQRCERFEAVKVVNAWAGHYAYNLLDQNAIVGPHPELGNFLFANGFSGHGLQQSPAVGRALSELVATGRYQTLDLSVFGYERVRDNAPVRELNVI; from the coding sequence ATGGGTGTGTCAGGCGATTTTTACGATGTCATCATCGTTGGCGGCGGCGTTGTCGGGTGCTCGGCGGCGTGGCATCTTCTGGGGCGCAGTGATTTTCAGGGCCGGGTTTTGGTCATCGAAAAGGATTCAAGCTATGAATTCTGTTCGACAGCACTTTCAGCAGCCTCGATCCGCCAGCAGTTTTCCACCCCGATCAATATTGAAATGTCGGGCTATGGCATTGAATTTCTGCGCAATCTGAAGCGCGACGTCGACCCGGACGCCGATATTTCCTTTCATGAAAAGGGCTATCTGGTTCTGGCAACGCCGGAAGGCCGCGATATCCTGCATAGCAACCACCAGACCCAGCTTGCCCATCATGCCGATATCGCCTGGATGGAACCTGACCAGCTGAAGGCGAAATATCCCTGGATGAATGTGGATGATCTGGCAGCAGGGTGCTGGGGCCGCACCGGCGAAGGCTGGTTTGATGCCTATTCCCTGCTACAGATTTTCCGCCGCCAGTCCAAAAATCGCGGCGCACATGTGATTGATGGCGAAGTCACTGCCATAACGCGTGATGGCGACCGGGTAACGGGCGTAACCCTGGCCGATGGCCGCCAGTTTACCTGCGATACCGTGATTAACGCGGCAGGAACGGGCGCAACCAAAGTCGCCCGCATGGCCGGGCTTGATATCCCGGTTGAGCCGCGCAAACGCTGCATTTTTGTTTTCGATTGCCGCGATGCGAGCGATATTCTGGCTTCCTGCCCGATGCTGATTGATCCAAGCGGCCTGTATTTCCGGCCCGAGGGTGAATATTTCATCACCGGTATCCAGCCGCCCGCCGAACGCGATGGCGAATGCTGGGATTTTGAAGTGGATCACAGCCTGTTTGACGAAATCATCTGGCCGGGCCTGTATCAGCGCTGTGAACGGTTCGAGGCCGTCAAGGTCGTCAATGCCTGGGCAGGGCATTATGCCTATAACCTGCTTGATCAGAACGCCATTGTCGGCCCGCATCCCGAACTGGGAAATTTCCTGTTTGCCAATGGTTTTTCCGGGCATGGCCTGCAACAAAGCCCGGCCGTGGGCCGTGCCCTTTCGGAACTGGTGGCAACCGGGCGCTATCAAACGCTTGATCTGTCGGTGTTTGGCTATGAACGCGTTCGCGATAATGCCCCGGTGCGTGAGCTGAATGTCATTTAA
- the gcvA gene encoding transcriptional regulator GcvA, translating to MRRVLPSLTALQFFEASARHLSFTKAAQELNVTQSAISRQVRALEEYLGRDLFRRIRQRLKLTPAGDAYAAQVRDLLDRAEAATLQVMAYSGEGGMLNVGTLPTFGARWLVPRLGNFRATWPDIQLNLITQIRPFDFAEEAIDIAIHFGEANWPGCVFHRLMGETLIPVCAPKLLRENDDLPIARERIRNCTLLQHATRPTAWQDWLTAAGVPAVDDLAGPRFEHFHMVIQAAVAGLGLALMPEFLVREELDNGRLLAPFDLSIPSQHAYYVVYPEEKENTFAVRAFRDWLLVASGNPPVGKVETDSSEKARASAP from the coding sequence ATGCGCCGCGTTTTACCCTCGCTTACCGCCCTTCAGTTTTTCGAGGCATCCGCCCGGCACCTCAGCTTTACCAAGGCTGCGCAAGAGCTTAACGTTACCCAGAGTGCGATCAGCCGCCAGGTCCGCGCGCTGGAGGAATATCTGGGGCGTGACCTGTTTCGACGTATTCGCCAGCGTCTTAAACTTACCCCGGCGGGGGATGCCTATGCCGCCCAGGTGCGCGACCTTCTGGACCGCGCCGAAGCCGCCACCCTGCAAGTGATGGCCTATAGCGGTGAAGGCGGAATGCTTAATGTTGGCACCCTGCCCACCTTTGGCGCGCGCTGGCTGGTGCCACGGCTGGGAAATTTCCGTGCCACCTGGCCTGATATCCAGCTAAACCTGATCACGCAAATCCGCCCGTTTGACTTTGCCGAAGAGGCCATTGATATCGCCATTCATTTTGGCGAGGCCAACTGGCCGGGCTGTGTGTTTCACCGCCTGATGGGGGAAACATTAATTCCCGTCTGCGCGCCCAAACTTTTGCGCGAAAATGATGATTTGCCCATTGCGCGCGAACGCATCCGCAACTGCACCCTGTTGCAACATGCCACCCGCCCCACCGCCTGGCAGGACTGGCTAACGGCGGCCGGTGTGCCCGCGGTTGATGACCTTGCCGGCCCCCGGTTTGAACATTTCCATATGGTAATCCAGGCCGCCGTTGCCGGGCTTGGCCTGGCGTTAATGCCGGAATTTCTGGTGCGCGAAGAACTTGATAATGGCCGCCTGCTTGCCCCGTTTGATTTAAGCATCCCCAGCCAGCATGCCTATTACGTGGTTTACCCCGAAGAAAAGGAAAACACCTTTGCCGTTCGCGCCTTTCGCGACTGGCTGCTGGTGGCCAGTGGCAACCCGCCCGTTGGCAAGGTCGAAACTGACAGCAGCGAAAAGGCCCGCGCCAGCGCACCTTAG
- a CDS encoding methyl-accepting chemotaxis protein, with protein sequence MTLSVVENRLSQFQIETEDFVKFQRVSDVVFAPMGQRAKQFYQIIENLPGTKAGSDEIAKLIPLLEAHWTRLFNGKADRKLSDQAAELAALHARAQIAPASIITALAGVQQSLTTAIFGRFRWNVGQAGELVALANSALMFDLNLLLERPGSQPQSNAQSTDGSNAMSETEFADRLMDRTMDMSVAINAGVISNAKMMRGLQQVDDRARSISSAVDEMVAGINSINENSTVAAANAAEAIEATRNGQQTVSNAVAGMNDIADAVSDASNRVGILAEASERIGEIVQSIEDIASQTNLLALNATIEAARAGEAGKGFAVVAGEVKSLSQQTARATEEIRQRIGNLQEEMRNIVDAMARGTDAVTNGQQVIGEVSTRIEDIGFKMADSTRRIEDISHILAEQTRAADAVQTGISDIADQTGEQVGAIRDIIDVIGDVEKLIDVQISELVQYEIPNRTIRSAKADHSVYCKQIAEILAGLASEHDESMGKSTTCRFGKWYDSPASEPFRHLPAFKAILAPHRTQHEEGAAALAAYRKKDMAGAQAHFTRMEKATRETLDTLGALATEARSITQQ encoded by the coding sequence ATGACTTTGTCGGTCGTGGAGAATCGCCTTTCACAGTTTCAAATCGAAACAGAAGACTTCGTCAAATTTCAGCGCGTTTCAGATGTGGTTTTTGCCCCGATGGGACAGCGGGCAAAACAGTTTTACCAAATCATTGAAAACCTGCCCGGCACCAAGGCTGGCAGTGATGAAATTGCAAAGCTGATCCCGCTGCTTGAAGCACACTGGACACGCCTTTTTAACGGCAAGGCCGACCGCAAATTAAGTGACCAGGCCGCAGAACTGGCCGCCCTTCACGCCCGCGCCCAAATTGCGCCAGCCAGCATCATTACCGCCCTTGCCGGTGTACAGCAAAGCCTGACCACGGCAATTTTCGGTCGGTTTCGCTGGAATGTCGGGCAGGCAGGCGAACTGGTGGCACTGGCAAACAGCGCTCTGATGTTTGATTTGAACCTGCTGCTTGAACGCCCGGGCAGCCAGCCGCAAAGCAATGCACAATCCACTGACGGCAGCAATGCGATGTCAGAAACCGAATTTGCCGACCGCCTGATGGACCGCACCATGGATATGTCGGTTGCGATCAATGCCGGGGTTATTTCCAACGCCAAAATGATGCGCGGCCTGCAACAGGTTGATGACCGGGCACGTTCCATTTCCAGCGCGGTCGACGAGATGGTTGCGGGCATTAACAGCATCAATGAAAACAGCACCGTTGCCGCCGCCAATGCCGCAGAGGCGATTGAGGCAACCCGCAACGGCCAGCAAACGGTTTCCAATGCGGTTGCCGGAATGAATGACATTGCCGATGCCGTTTCCGATGCATCGAACCGTGTGGGGATTCTGGCTGAGGCATCCGAACGGATTGGCGAAATTGTTCAATCCATCGAAGATATCGCCAGCCAGACCAACCTTCTGGCCCTTAATGCCACCATCGAGGCGGCACGGGCCGGTGAAGCAGGCAAAGGTTTTGCCGTGGTGGCGGGCGAGGTCAAATCGCTTAGCCAGCAAACAGCCCGCGCGACCGAGGAAATCCGCCAGCGCATTGGCAATTTGCAGGAAGAAATGCGCAATATTGTTGATGCAATGGCACGCGGCACCGATGCCGTCACCAATGGCCAGCAGGTGATTGGCGAGGTTTCAACCCGGATCGAGGATATCGGTTTTAAAATGGCGGATTCCACCCGCCGGATCGAGGATATATCCCATATTTTGGCCGAACAGACGCGCGCTGCCGATGCGGTCCAGACCGGGATTTCCGATATTGCCGATCAAACCGGCGAACAGGTTGGTGCCATTCGCGACATTATTGATGTGATTGGCGATGTGGAAAAACTGATCGACGTTCAGATCAGCGAACTGGTGCAATATGAGATCCCCAATCGCACCATCCGCAGTGCCAAGGCCGACCATTCGGTTTATTGCAAGCAGATTGCCGAAATTCTGGCCGGTCTGGCCAGCGAACATGACGAGAGCATGGGCAAATCAACCACCTGCCGGTTTGGTAAATGGTATGATAGCCCGGCATCGGAACCCTTCCGTCATTTGCCTGCATTCAAGGCCATTCTGGCCCCGCACCGCACCCAGCATGAAGAAGGTGCCGCCGCCCTTGCTGCCTATCGCAAAAAGGATATGGCCGGTGCGCAAGCCCATTTCACCCGCATGGAAAAGGCAACGCGCGAAACACTTGATACACTGGGTGCGCTTGCAACCGAAGCCCGCAGCATTACCCAGCAATAA
- a CDS encoding heme ABC transporter ATP-binding protein, with amino-acid sequence MTLKAKNTCFAVRGRTLLHDVSLVVHPGEVLAVMGPNGAGKSTLLKVLSGEVTPSRGDVLQNGRNIADIPAIKLAQERAVMPQAASMAFPFAVRDVVMLGRAPFRKISSARYDASLTGKALELADITHLAAHAYPSLSGGEKQRVHLARALVQLWGMTGESEGDGDGQEQSEQTEQTNQPAQITRSNSRFLLLDEPTAGLDIAHQQALLNVARAEAQQNGVGVLVILHDFNQVTAYADRVVLLKRGAVFATGAVGDVMHPALLSDLFESPVRAVPDPDGATPLLVGGGAGRMMADYGVRHG; translated from the coding sequence ATGACCCTGAAAGCCAAAAATACATGCTTTGCCGTGCGCGGGCGAACCCTGCTTCATGATGTGTCATTGGTGGTCCACCCCGGCGAGGTTTTGGCCGTAATGGGGCCAAACGGGGCGGGGAAATCCACCCTGTTAAAGGTTCTATCGGGCGAGGTAACGCCATCGCGTGGCGACGTGCTGCAAAATGGCCGAAACATTGCCGATATACCCGCCATAAAGCTGGCACAGGAACGGGCGGTAATGCCACAGGCGGCATCCATGGCTTTTCCCTTTGCCGTGCGCGATGTGGTGATGCTGGGTCGCGCCCCGTTTCGCAAAATCTCCAGCGCGCGATATGATGCCAGCTTAACCGGAAAGGCGCTTGAACTGGCCGATATCACCCACCTTGCCGCACATGCCTATCCATCGCTTTCGGGCGGAGAAAAACAGCGTGTGCACCTCGCCCGCGCCCTTGTGCAGCTTTGGGGCATGACGGGTGAGAGTGAGGGTGACGGTGACGGGCAGGAACAGTCAGAACAGACCGAACAGACCAATCAGCCCGCACAAATTACCCGATCAAACAGCCGGTTTTTGTTGCTCGATGAACCAACAGCAGGCCTTGATATCGCCCATCAGCAGGCATTGCTCAATGTCGCCCGGGCTGAGGCACAACAGAACGGCGTTGGTGTGCTGGTGATCCTGCATGATTTTAACCAGGTCACGGCCTATGCCGACCGGGTGGTCTTGTTAAAACGCGGGGCGGTATTTGCGACAGGGGCGGTGGGTGATGTGATGCACCCGGCTTTGTTAAGCGACCTTTTTGAAAGCCCGGTGCGCGCCGTGCCCGACCCGGATGGGGCAACACCCCTTCTAGTCGGCGGTGGTGCAGGGCGCATGATGGCCGATTATGGTGTGCGGCATGGGTAA